The proteins below are encoded in one region of Syntrophotalea carbinolica DSM 2380:
- a CDS encoding polysaccharide pyruvyl transferase family protein yields the protein MNAAFLYGYYGMKNTGDDALLSVCNWGVRKYLKVQKVFATSTKINNPYLGDGFSPVYRSKVFLRGENSLRAYLAASLSSSVVFGGGSVFHTAKYINKMAQFVKFAGKGLHFAVGVGVGPFRDLNAERACAKLFNNLSFVGVRDQLSFDIVTDICPNIRCEKTFDLAPLLPLLSSNNLNSKINTQPKKGIGFALCDYESFVGGDTKREIIRREKIKKFIDLLDPNEVQELIFIDFNGHYKFGDHKIHNEIIGKIDKRFKVTHISYHSNPGIALRAISNLRAMVAMRLHSAIFSYVVNIPSIILSYHEKCNQWANDIGVPSSCLFDSVSFDPSELSDSVRLILDGKIPGPILSPSKALELAFKNWTWLDE from the coding sequence ATGAACGCGGCGTTTTTATACGGATACTATGGAATGAAAAATACGGGAGATGATGCTCTTCTTTCTGTTTGCAACTGGGGGGTACGAAAATATTTAAAAGTCCAAAAGGTGTTCGCAACCTCTACGAAAATAAATAATCCATACCTAGGGGATGGGTTTTCTCCTGTTTATAGATCGAAAGTTTTCCTTCGTGGTGAGAATAGTTTGCGTGCTTATTTAGCTGCTTCCCTTTCGAGTTCTGTTGTTTTTGGTGGTGGATCGGTTTTTCATACGGCAAAGTACATTAACAAAATGGCTCAATTTGTCAAGTTTGCTGGGAAGGGGTTGCATTTTGCTGTTGGTGTTGGTGTTGGGCCATTTCGTGATCTAAATGCTGAGCGTGCCTGTGCTAAATTATTTAATAATCTAAGCTTTGTAGGTGTCCGTGACCAGTTGAGTTTCGATATTGTAACAGATATTTGCCCTAATATTAGGTGTGAAAAAACTTTTGATCTTGCACCGCTATTACCACTTTTGTCTTCTAATAATCTTAACTCAAAAATCAATACTCAACCTAAAAAGGGTATAGGTTTTGCTCTATGTGATTACGAAAGTTTTGTCGGAGGGGATACAAAACGAGAAATTATACGTAGAGAAAAGATAAAAAAGTTTATTGACTTGTTGGACCCTAATGAAGTCCAAGAGTTGATATTTATCGACTTTAATGGTCACTACAAATTTGGTGATCATAAAATTCATAATGAAATTATAGGTAAGATTGATAAGAGGTTCAAAGTAACCCACATCTCCTATCATTCGAATCCAGGTATTGCACTTCGAGCAATATCTAATCTTCGAGCAATGGTTGCTATGAGGTTGCATTCAGCTATTTTTTCTTATGTAGTTAATATACCTTCTATTATACTGAGTTATCATGAAAAATGTAATCAATGGGCAAATGATATTGGTGTTCCATCCAGTTGTTTATTTGATAGTGTTTCTTTTGATCCATCTGAATTATCCGATTCTGTTAGATTGATTTTAGATGGAAAAATCCCAGGGC
- a CDS encoding acyltransferase codes for MMIFIHKLYTLLRNKVSKTSLKNLIKCGVGTQIHFSTKISYKKKVSIGDYVYIGPKCNFIGRGGLLIGDHVIIAPETTILTSLHRYREADMVPYDNVELLKPVVIEKCVWIGIRAIIMPGVTIGEGSIVGAGAVVTKSCPPGSILGGNPAHIIGSRDMEDYRKCIKKNMYYFMNKQIHNVEKVEVCQID; via the coding sequence ATGATGATTTTTATACATAAATTATATACCTTATTAAGGAACAAGGTGTCGAAAACCTCTCTCAAAAATCTTATAAAGTGTGGTGTCGGTACGCAAATACATTTTTCTACCAAAATTTCATATAAGAAAAAAGTATCCATAGGAGATTATGTTTATATTGGACCTAAGTGCAATTTTATCGGTCGTGGCGGATTGTTAATTGGTGATCATGTTATTATTGCTCCGGAGACTACAATATTAACATCATTGCATCGATACAGAGAGGCCGATATGGTTCCATATGATAATGTTGAACTACTGAAGCCCGTTGTAATTGAAAAATGTGTATGGATTGGAATTAGAGCTATAATAATGCCAGGAGTAACAATCGGAGAAGGAAGTATCGTCGGTGCAGGAGCTGTTGTAACAAAGTCTTGTCCTCCTGGGTCAATCCTTGGTGGAAATCCAGCTCATATTATAGGCTCAAGGGATATGGAAGATTATAGAAAATGTATTAAGAAAAATATGTACTATTTCATGAATAAACAAATTCATAATGTTGAGAAAGTTGAAGTTTGTCAAATTGATTAG
- a CDS encoding lipopolysaccharide biosynthesis protein, with product MRKNGSLVRNLSFNLINFILNVIVGIFYTRYLIDNLGVSGYGLIPLCATIGTYFTVFALVFNAAVGRFIAVSIAREDFKEANIYFNTSLFSSITVGLILLFPCLWIALTPSRMLSIPIGQEIEASKLLLFTSGMIFFSIISVPFEVSTYCKNRFDLRNSVIIIKTLIRVGVVIVLFTNYSAKISYVGFGMFLSSMASFLISLFVWKHLTPEFYVDIREYNISSLKELTAAGGWVSVSQVGTLLLLNIDLFLINKLFGVESGGIYASLLQWSILFRSLALTIAGVFGPTIVILYAKNEIEELIKYSRKAVKYLGLFIALPIGCVSGLSSPLLKVWLGAGFVEHAPLLTLMTAPLCLNLGYSPLHNISTATNKVKIPGLVQILSGLANLFLAILFSVHMGLGLYGIAIAGICVLTIRNVLFTPLYGSHIIGRHYGTFMSELLPIVIMTTMLTLICYFVSSIIDLGSWFRLIPFCLFVSIIYMTFVWKIFVTHEEKESFAKMIPKLKRA from the coding sequence ATGAGAAAAAATGGAAGTCTAGTAAGAAATCTGTCTTTTAATCTTATAAACTTTATTCTTAATGTTATAGTGGGTATTTTTTATACTCGTTATTTAATTGATAATCTTGGGGTATCTGGATATGGTTTGATACCTTTATGTGCAACAATAGGTACATATTTTACTGTTTTCGCTCTAGTGTTCAATGCAGCCGTTGGTAGGTTTATAGCAGTATCAATTGCTAGGGAAGATTTTAAAGAAGCTAATATATATTTTAATACTTCATTATTTTCAAGTATTACTGTTGGGCTTATATTGTTATTTCCATGTTTATGGATAGCTTTGACGCCTAGTAGGATGTTAAGTATTCCTATTGGTCAAGAGATCGAGGCAAGTAAACTTCTTTTATTTACATCAGGAATGATTTTTTTTAGTATAATTTCCGTTCCATTTGAGGTTTCAACTTACTGTAAAAACCGTTTTGACCTAAGAAATAGTGTTATAATAATAAAAACATTGATTAGGGTTGGAGTTGTAATAGTATTGTTTACCAACTATAGTGCAAAAATATCTTATGTTGGATTTGGAATGTTTTTGTCTAGTATGGCCTCCTTTCTTATTTCTTTGTTTGTATGGAAACACTTAACTCCTGAGTTTTATGTTGATATAAGAGAATATAATATTTCCTCATTGAAAGAGCTAACAGCTGCAGGTGGTTGGGTATCTGTAAGCCAAGTTGGCACCCTTTTGCTATTAAATATCGATCTATTTTTAATTAATAAGTTATTTGGGGTAGAATCGGGTGGTATATATGCGTCTTTGCTTCAATGGTCTATCCTATTTAGAAGTCTTGCTCTTACAATTGCAGGAGTCTTTGGGCCAACGATAGTTATACTATATGCTAAAAATGAGATAGAGGAATTAATTAAGTATTCTAGGAAGGCAGTGAAATATCTTGGGTTGTTTATAGCTCTCCCTATAGGGTGTGTAAGTGGTTTATCCAGTCCCCTTCTAAAGGTTTGGTTGGGGGCTGGGTTTGTTGAACATGCTCCCCTCCTTACCCTTATGACAGCTCCTTTATGTTTAAACTTAGGATACTCTCCTCTTCATAATATTTCAACTGCAACAAACAAAGTTAAAATACCAGGTCTCGTTCAAATATTATCTGGACTTGCTAACCTATTTCTCGCAATTCTTTTTTCAGTTCATATGGGGTTAGGTTTGTATGGAATAGCCATAGCTGGGATTTGTGTCTTAACAATAAGAAATGTTCTTTTTACACCATTATATGGATCCCATATTATCGGACGACATTACGGTACATTTATGAGCGAATTATTGCCAATTGTGATAATGACTACCATGTTAACTTTAATATGTTATTTTGTTTCATCTATTATTGATCTTGGATCTTGGTTTAGGCTGATTCCCTTTTGTTTGTTTGTTTCAATAATTTATATGACTTTTGTATGGAAAATTTTTGTTACTCATGAAGAAAAAGAGAGTTTTGCGAAGATGATTCCAAAATTAAAGAGGGCATGA